The DNA region GGGTTTTACCATAAGAACTAACATTATTATAACGTATATTCAAATAAGGTTTTTCTATCTTAATTTGAAACAGCTCGTTTAACTCAGTGCAAACCATTAGCAGTCAGTTTTTCGTTAACAATATTGCGACCACTGCACTCACATTTTGCAAACCAAATATCTCATCACAACTATTGCTACCCTTTCACCAAAATGAAAAGAGAATACTATCGTTGTAACACAAATAAAAATTTAAAAAAACAATGTTAAAGTATTTTAATATTTTTAGAAAAATTTACATCAATTTCCAATGAAAATATCAGGGGTTTCTTTCGTTAAAAATGCCGTTCGTTTTGAATATCCGGTAATAGAATCTATAAAATCCATTTTACCGCTATGTGACGAATTTATAATAGCTATTGGCAAATGTGATGATGGCACATTAGAATTGATTCAGAGTATCAACGATGAAAAAATAAAAATCGTTGAAACGGAATGGGATGATAGCTTAAGAGAGGGAGGCAAAGTTTTAGCGGCTGAAACGAATAAAGCATTAAAACACATTTCAACAGATTCAGATTGGGCATTTTATATTCAAGCTGATGAAGTTATTCATGAGAACTGCTTGACCCCAATTAAGAGAGCAATGTTGGAATCTAAAGATAATAAAAACGTAGACGGCCTACTCTTTAAATATCTTCATTTTTATGGTTCGTTCGATTACATTGGAGCTTCTTCCAATTGGTATTCACATGAAATAAGAGTCATTAAAAATAACGCTAATATCTATTCCTATAAAGATGCACAAGGATTTAGAAAAAATGACAACGAAAAGCTTAACGTAAAATCTATAGATGCTTTTGTATACCATTATGGCTGGGTAAGAGAACCTGAGGCCATGCAAAGAAAACAATCAAATTTTGGTTCGCTCTACAGAGGTAAAAAAGAACTAGAAAAAGCGAAAACAGCCCCCAAAAAATATATCTACGAAAATAGTATACATAAAATAGCTCCTTTCAAAGGCAGTCATCCTAAAATTATCATACCACGGATAGAAATGAAAAACTGGACATTTGACTACGAAATTTCCATGAGCCGCATAAGCCTTAAGGATCGTTCTAAAAAAATATTAAAAAAATACTTTGGCATAGATACCTATTACAAAAACTACAAAATAGTTAAAAGGTAACTGTATTCCCTTAATGAAAGGTTTAATAATATTAACTGCTATTTTCCACTCCTTAAACGATTTGATATAAATTTATACTTCTTACTTTTGCAAAATGCTAGAAGATAAAAATCAAGAACGTACATCTTTGGAAAAATTAGGTGAGTTTGGACTCATTGACCATTTGACCAAAAATTTTGAAATAAAACAGAAGTCGACCTTTAGAAGTATCGGTGACGATGCTGCTGTATTTGACCATAAGGAAAAAACGGTTTTAACAACAGACCTACTTATAGAAGGCGTACATTTTGACCTCAGCTACATGCCCTTAAAACATTTGGGCTATAAAGCGGTAATGGTCAACCTATCCGATGTGTACGCCATGAACGCCACGGCTACTCAAATCACGGTGTCATTAGCCGTTTCTAACCGTTTTCCACTTGAAGCGCTAGAAGAACTCTATGCAGGTATTGCCCTTGCGGCAAAGGTTTTTAATGTAGATTTAATTGGAGGAGATACTACTTCATCC from Zobellia alginiliquefaciens includes:
- a CDS encoding glycosyltransferase family 2 protein translates to MKISGVSFVKNAVRFEYPVIESIKSILPLCDEFIIAIGKCDDGTLELIQSINDEKIKIVETEWDDSLREGGKVLAAETNKALKHISTDSDWAFYIQADEVIHENCLTPIKRAMLESKDNKNVDGLLFKYLHFYGSFDYIGASSNWYSHEIRVIKNNANIYSYKDAQGFRKNDNEKLNVKSIDAFVYHYGWVREPEAMQRKQSNFGSLYRGKKELEKAKTAPKKYIYENSIHKIAPFKGSHPKIIIPRIEMKNWTFDYEISMSRISLKDRSKKILKKYFGIDTYYKNYKIVKR